One Spea bombifrons isolate aSpeBom1 chromosome 1, aSpeBom1.2.pri, whole genome shotgun sequence DNA window includes the following coding sequences:
- the LOC128503096 gene encoding interleukin-12 subunit beta-like: protein MKENGTRCRPPNRVNPTQETPERVTGHKRVPAQESREQSVERRERKMVWGQFALLSIFLFPALFSGFQSSEVSCPEDYVVMKEDDSYTLECNSGAEDIIWTIPSNECVDQSLHDKTLHLFDLSQLCAGTYTCQTKDSQLLTSKHLLIDVDESLNIFCFTDSHVSSTLQCSVHIPFSSDTCVRAKVSSVEDTEWIYMKWTEDDNEKLEFNVTMRGLCPFEEQTNPILVTVEATTESQYAVGYKSYFIRDIVMPRPPEIREESTRLVLWSYPAPWANVSSFFPLLFEVNVIYKDNHEVSELVHGSNRSLSNVRCLRVRCRDQLYDSMWSTWSRVIPQSDWCWIR, encoded by the exons ATGAAAGAGAACGGAACCCGT TGTCGGCCACCTAATAGGGTAAATCCCACGCAGGAGACCCCAGAGAGAGTGACTGGGCATAAAAGAGTGCCAGCCCAAGAGTCGAGAGAGCAGTCagtggagagaagggagagaaag ATGGTTTGGGGTCAGTTCGCGCTTCTCAGCATTTTCCTGTTTCCAGCCTTGTTTTCAGGCTTTCAGTCCTCCGAGGTTTCATGTCCAGAAGATT ACGTGGTCATGAAAGAAGATGACTCTTATACTCTTGAGTGCAATTCAGGAGCTGAGGACATTATATGGACCATACCATCAAACGAATGTGTCGACCAGTCATTGCATGATAAAACCCTGCATCTCTTTGATTTAAGTCAGCTATGTGCTGGAACATACACCTGTCAGACAAAGGACAGTCAACTCTTGACATCCAAGCATCTGCTTATTGATGTAGATG AGAGTTTAAACATCTTCTGCTTCACGGACTCCCACGTCAGCTCCACGCTCCAGTGTTCCGTTCACATCCCCTTCAGCAGTGACACGTGTGTCCGGGCAAAAGTAAG TTCGGTGGAGGACACGGAGTGGATCTATATGAAGTGGACCGAGGATGATAACGAGAAGCTAGAGTTTAACGTGACAATGCGCGGTCTGTGTCCTTTCGAAGAGCAGACAAACCCCATtttggtgactgtggaggcaaCGACTGAAAGCCAATATGCGGTTGGGTACAAGTCCTACTTTATCCGGGACATCG TGATGCCCCGACCTCCGGAGATTAGGGAGGAAAGCACCCGTTTGGTGTTGTGGAGTTACCCCGCACCGTGGGCAAACGTCTCGTCTTTCTTCCCTCTGCTATTTGAGGTCAATGTGATCTATAAAGACAACCATGAA GTCTCTGAGCTGGTTCACGGATCCAACCGAAGTCTGAGCAACGTGCGGTGCCTGCGCGTCCGATGCAGAGATCAGCTTTATGACTCCATGTGGAGCACGTGGTCCCGCGTCATTCCTCAGAG TGATTGGTGTTGGATCAGATAA
- the LOC128503516 gene encoding matrix metalloproteinase-21-like, which translates to MSWFSLYIMMLHLSATETLSHPRELPPRAKNQGSHMISSESAQKYLWKYGWFEPVHWDSSRRRPGESVENVAPPDATSLQSGDDSPSSVLDDTNGGLKPTLSPRFVGALMKFQEANGLKVTGVLDKDTREAMSVPRCGVPDRKFTEEEWPDDGNTGNGATTMQKKQVTVTTTPSRVSEWVRNSQESDKDKTRPHTQEGDHLYLNLASPGRKKRSHLLKVGYRKVAFSKPTVKWRLLGEGYSVWLSIDQQRYVLKLAFRIWSEVVPLNFEEDLVSPAHLIDIKLGFGTRRHLGCSQLFAEMGREFAHAWQLGDIHFNDDEHFVPPDSEHGISLLKVAVHEIGHVLGLSHMNERTSVMQPNYTPINTMMALEWTDRRAVQGIYGRCSGRFNTVFDWVQEVQGTRVFVTYFFRRSWYWRYENHNNRPQQRYPRMVTAGWRGLPKADIDAFLSIYTGDLKLTLFFKGMQYWRYDNENDRAYTTAPDGHVYPRLISDGFPGISGPIDTAFYDQRDQNVYFFRGRNVTAFSVKDNQVISGYPKAISDVYPAGTPGDHPIGDLDAVYFSFTHNNIFFFKGLHVWRLANYQGLPVDPRLPSNALLPRRPINEQWFDICDVHPSMLFMPGGV; encoded by the exons ATGAGTTGGTTTTCACTTTACATCATGATGCTGCATCTCAGTGCCACGGAAACGCTTTCTCACCCCCGAGAATTGCCACCAAGGGCAAAAAACCAAGGGTCCCATATGATCAGCTCCGAATCGGCCCAG AAGTATCTCTGGAAGTATGGCTGGTTTGAGCCCGTCCACTGGGACTCTTCCCGACGAAGGCCAGGAGAATCGGTGGAGAACGTGGCCCCTCCAGATGCCACCAGCCTCCAAAGTGGGGATGACTCTCCCTCTTCTGTTCTGGATGACACCAATGGAGGACTAAAGCCCACATTAAGCCCTCGGTTTGTAGGAGCACTGATGAAATTTCAGGAAGCCAATGGGTTAAAGGTAACAGGAGTCCTGGATAAAGACACAAGAGAAGCCATGAGCGTGCCCCGCTGCGGGGTTCCTGACCGCAAATTCACGGAGGAAGAGTGGCCAGATGATGGAAATACAGGCAATGGAGCCACCACCATGCAGAAGAAGCAGGTCACTGTTACCACTACGCCTTCTAGAGTCTCTGAgtgggtgaggaacagccaagaGTCAGATAAAGATAAAACAAGGCCACACACTCAAGAAGGAGACCATTTGTACCTGAATCTTGCTAGTCCTGGCCGTAAGAAGCGCAGCCACCTTCTAAAGGTGGGCTACAGGAAAGTGGCCTTCTCCAAACCTACAGTGAAGTGGAGGCTTCTGGGTGAAGGTTACAGTGTGTGGCTGTCCATAGACCAGCAGCGTTACGTACTGAAGCTCGCATTCCGCATCTGGAGTGAGGTGGTGCCGCTCAACTTCGAGGAGGACCTGGTATCTCCTGCTCACCTTATTGACATCAAACTTGGCTTTGGGACAC GCCGCCACCTCGGCTGCTCCCAGCTGTTCGCTGAGATGGGCAGAGAGTTTGCACACGCCTGGCAGCTGGgggatattcattttaatgacGACGAACACTTTGTACCACCGGACAGTGAACATGGCATCAGCCTCCTGAAG GTGGCGGTACATGAGATCGGACACGTGCTGGGTCTGAGTCACATGAACGAGCGAACGTCGGTCATGCAGCCAAATTACACCCCCATAAACACTATGATGGCGCTGGAGTGGACAGACCGGAGAGCCGTCCAAGGGATATACG GCCGATGCTCGGGACGCTTTAATACGGTCTTTGACTGGGTGCAGGAAGTGCAGGGAACGCGCGTCTTCGTCACCTACTTCTTCCGGCGCAGCTGGTACTGGAGATACGAGAACCACAACAACCGACCGCAGCAGCGCTACCCGCGCATGGTGACTGCCGGTTGGAGGGGGCTCCCCAAAGCTGACATCGACGCATTCCTCTCCATCTACACAGGCGACCTCAAGCTCACCCTCTTCTTCAAAG GCATGCAGTACTGGCGCTACGACAATGAGAATGACAGAGCCTACACCACTGCCCCCGATGGGCACGTCTACCCGCGACTCATATCTGACGGCTTTCCCGGAATCTCAGGACCCATCGACACGGCGTTCTACGACCAGCGAGATCAGAATGTCTACTTCTTCCGAGGGAGGAAT GTGACAGCATTTAGTGTGAAGGATAACCAGGTGATAAGCGGCTACCCCAAGGCGATCAGCGACGTGTACCCTGCAGGGACCCCTGGAGACCACCCCATCGGGGACTTGGATGctgtttatttttccttcaCCCACAACAATATCTTCTTCTTCAAGGGTTTGCACGTGTGGCGTCTGGCGAATTACCAAGGCTTGCCGGTGGACCCCAGGCTCCCCTCTAATGCTCTGTTACCCCGACGCCCCATTAACGAGCAGTGGTTTGATATCTGCGATGTTCACCCGTCTATGCTTTTCATgcctgggggggtataa